The Rhodopseudomonas palustris genome window below encodes:
- a CDS encoding DUF58 domain-containing protein has protein sequence MAQADEHRTQETLAVRRADGESRSLAASLPRLMLEARKIANNVTHGLHGRRRAGAGENFWQYRRFVSGEPAQNVDWRRSARDDHLYVRELEWEAAHTVWLWPDRSLSMAFASKTARDSKLERGLIVAFALADLLVAGGERVGIPGLMNPTSSNNVIDKMAQAILHDTSTRSSLPPSFVPSSRAEIVVLSDFWSPVGEIRQMLAGLSASGTHGTLVQIVDPAEESFPYAGRVEFVEPEGGGAITAGRAEKWASDYVALVAAHRDAIRAETSKLDWLFSTHTTSRSAAELLLFLHAGMTTAKDAGGKAGRGA, from the coding sequence ATGGCGCAGGCCGACGAGCATCGCACCCAGGAGACGCTGGCGGTTCGCCGCGCGGACGGAGAAAGCCGTTCGCTCGCCGCGTCGTTGCCGCGCCTGATGCTCGAGGCCCGCAAGATCGCCAACAACGTCACACATGGTCTGCATGGCCGCCGCCGCGCCGGCGCCGGCGAGAATTTCTGGCAGTATCGCCGCTTCGTCTCCGGCGAGCCGGCGCAAAATGTCGATTGGCGACGCTCGGCGCGCGACGATCATCTCTATGTCCGCGAACTGGAGTGGGAAGCTGCGCACACCGTCTGGCTGTGGCCGGATCGCTCGCTGTCGATGGCCTTCGCCTCCAAAACCGCGCGCGACAGCAAGCTCGAGCGCGGCCTGATCGTCGCGTTCGCGCTGGCCGATCTGCTGGTCGCCGGCGGCGAACGGGTTGGCATTCCCGGCCTGATGAACCCGACCTCGAGTAACAACGTCATCGACAAGATGGCACAGGCGATCCTGCACGACACCTCAACGCGCAGCAGCCTGCCGCCGTCATTCGTGCCGTCGTCGCGGGCCGAGATCGTGGTGCTGTCCGACTTCTGGTCGCCGGTCGGTGAGATCCGGCAAATGCTCGCCGGCCTGTCGGCTTCCGGTACGCACGGCACGCTGGTGCAGATCGTCGATCCGGCGGAAGAGAGCTTTCCCTATGCCGGCCGGGTCGAATTCGTCGAGCCCGAAGGTGGCGGTGCGATCACCGCCGGCCGCGCGGAGAAATGGGCCAGCGACTACGTCGCTCTGGTCGCCGCGCATCGTGACGCGATCCGCGCCGAGACCTCCAAGCTCGATTGGCTGTTCTCGACCCACACCACCTCGCGCTCGGCCGCCGAGCTGCTGTTATTCCTGCACGCCGGCATGACCACCGCCAAGGATGCCGGCGGCAAAGCAGGACGTGGCGCATGA
- a CDS encoding AAA family ATPase, whose protein sequence is MAGADSVEKLEDVIVRSAEQVAGEVRAAKEAISTVIFGQDRVVENTLVTILSGGHALLIGVPGLAKTKLVETLGVTLGLDAKRVQFTPDLMPSDILGAEVLDETAAGKRSFRFIAGPVFAQLLMADEINRASPRTQSALLQAMQEQHITVAGARHDLPKPFHVLATQNPLEQEGTYPLPEAQLDRFLMEIDVDYPDRDAERRILFDTTGAEQAAPRATMSGETLLAAQRLVRRLPVGDSVVEAILSLVRSARPGPDAGDLGKLIAWGPGPRASQSLMMAVRARALLDGRLAPSIDDVLDLAEPILKHRMALTFSARAEGRTIPDVIQKLKSRIG, encoded by the coding sequence ATGGCCGGCGCAGACAGTGTCGAGAAGCTCGAAGACGTCATCGTCCGCTCGGCCGAGCAGGTCGCCGGCGAAGTGCGCGCTGCCAAGGAAGCAATCTCGACCGTGATCTTCGGCCAGGACCGCGTGGTCGAAAATACGCTGGTGACGATTCTGTCCGGCGGCCACGCGCTGCTGATCGGCGTCCCCGGCCTCGCCAAGACCAAGCTGGTGGAAACCCTGGGTGTGACGCTCGGGCTCGATGCCAAGCGCGTGCAGTTCACGCCCGACCTGATGCCGTCCGACATCCTCGGCGCTGAAGTGCTCGACGAGACCGCGGCGGGCAAGCGCTCGTTCCGCTTCATCGCCGGACCAGTTTTCGCGCAACTGTTGATGGCCGACGAAATCAACCGCGCCAGCCCGCGTACCCAGTCGGCACTGCTGCAGGCGATGCAGGAGCAGCACATCACCGTTGCGGGCGCCCGGCACGATCTGCCGAAGCCGTTTCATGTGCTCGCCACGCAGAACCCGCTGGAGCAGGAAGGCACCTACCCGCTGCCGGAAGCCCAGCTCGACCGCTTCTTGATGGAGATCGACGTCGACTATCCGGATCGCGACGCCGAGCGCCGCATCCTGTTCGACACCACCGGCGCCGAGCAGGCGGCGCCGCGCGCAACGATGAGCGGCGAAACGCTGCTGGCGGCACAGCGGCTGGTGCGGCGGCTCCCGGTCGGCGACTCGGTCGTTGAAGCGATCCTGTCGCTGGTGCGCTCGGCACGCCCCGGCCCCGACGCCGGCGACCTCGGCAAGCTGATTGCCTGGGGCCCCGGCCCGCGCGCCAGCCAGTCGCTGATGATGGCGGTGCGCGCCCGCGCGCTGCTCGACGGCCGGCTGGCACCTTCGATCGACGACGTGCTCGACCTCGCCGAACCGATCCTGAAGCATCGTATGGCGCTGACGTTCTCGGCCCGCGCCGAAGGCCGCACCATTCCGGACGTGATCCAGAAGCTCAAGAGCCGGATCGGCTGA
- a CDS encoding DUF1285 domain-containing protein has protein sequence MAKQGQSSPHNLDGLTEAAREAAASAAKGKGLPPVHLWNPPFCGDLDMRIASDGTWFYLGTPIGRPALVRLFSTILKREGDKHFLVTPVEKVGIKVDDAPFLAVEMVKDTDERGALLRFRTNVDDWVTCDADHRLRFEVAEDGGVTPYLHVRADLWAKVTRAVYYDLVDIGEERVVDGHPMFGIASGGAFFAMADAELMREAH, from the coding sequence ATGGCGAAGCAAGGGCAGAGTTCACCGCACAATCTCGACGGCCTCACCGAGGCCGCGCGCGAGGCTGCGGCGAGCGCCGCCAAGGGCAAGGGCTTGCCGCCCGTGCATCTTTGGAACCCGCCGTTCTGCGGCGATCTCGACATGCGCATCGCTTCGGACGGAACCTGGTTCTATCTCGGCACGCCGATCGGTCGTCCCGCCTTGGTGCGGCTGTTCTCGACCATTCTGAAGCGCGAGGGCGACAAACACTTCCTGGTGACGCCGGTCGAGAAGGTCGGCATCAAGGTCGACGATGCGCCGTTTCTGGCCGTCGAAATGGTCAAGGACACGGACGAGCGCGGAGCGCTGCTGCGCTTCCGCACCAATGTCGACGATTGGGTGACGTGTGACGCCGACCACCGCCTAAGGTTCGAGGTCGCCGAAGATGGCGGAGTGACACCGTACCTTCACGTGCGCGCCGATCTGTGGGCCAAGGTGACGCGGGCGGTGTATTACGATCTGGTTGACATCGGCGAGGAGCGAGTGGTCGATGGTCACCCGATGTTCGGCATTGCGTCCGGCGGCGCGTTCTTCGCCATGGCCGATGCCGAGCTGATGAGGGAAGCGCATTGA
- a CDS encoding CoA pyrophosphatase, which translates to MTGTQSASGSISSAEFFDRAQRRLRFDVPAALTDAGVIPATGDQGNDQMLRTIAQERPIRPAAVLIPVVEHAEPTVLLTMRAAHLNDHAGQIAFPGGKIDATDNSPLDAALREAEEEIGLDRSYVEPIGYLDVYGTSFGFRILPTVARVRPGFELTINKSEVDDAFEVPLAFLMDPGNHQLHSKEFRGAQRSYYAMPFAERYIWGATAGILRALYERVCLP; encoded by the coding sequence ATGACGGGAACGCAGTCTGCCAGCGGTAGCATCAGTTCGGCGGAATTCTTCGATCGGGCCCAGCGCCGGCTGCGGTTCGACGTGCCTGCGGCGCTCACCGACGCCGGGGTGATTCCCGCCACCGGCGATCAGGGCAACGATCAGATGCTGCGCACCATCGCGCAGGAACGGCCGATCCGTCCCGCCGCGGTGCTGATTCCGGTGGTCGAGCACGCCGAGCCGACCGTGCTGCTGACGATGCGGGCCGCGCATCTCAACGATCATGCCGGCCAGATCGCGTTTCCCGGTGGCAAGATCGACGCCACCGACAATTCGCCGCTCGATGCCGCCTTGCGCGAGGCCGAGGAAGAGATCGGGCTCGATCGCTCCTATGTCGAGCCGATCGGCTATCTCGACGTCTATGGCACCAGTTTCGGTTTCCGGATTTTGCCGACGGTGGCGCGGGTGCGGCCGGGATTCGAACTCACCATCAACAAATCCGAAGTCGACGACGCCTTCGAAGTGCCGCTGGCGTTCCTGATGGACCCCGGCAATCATCAATTGCACAGCAAGGAATTCCGCGGCGCGCAGCGGTCCTACTACGCGATGCCGTTCGCCGAGCGCTACATCTGGGGCGCGACGGCCGGCATCCTGCGCGCGCTGTATGAACGGGTCTGCCTGCCATGA
- a CDS encoding DUF6111 family protein encodes MIRVVLTEVGIFLIPFVLYAVFLIATRSAMLHHSSWPLRVVGWLVATALVLVILSLLLLVHYSGAPPGSTYVPAHMENGRLVPGVEK; translated from the coding sequence ATGATCCGCGTGGTGCTCACTGAGGTCGGAATTTTCCTCATACCTTTCGTGCTCTACGCGGTCTTCCTGATCGCCACCCGGTCGGCAATGCTGCATCATTCATCCTGGCCGCTTCGCGTGGTCGGATGGCTGGTGGCAACGGCCCTGGTGCTGGTGATCTTGAGCTTGCTGCTGCTTGTGCACTATTCGGGCGCACCGCCGGGATCGACTTACGTTCCGGCGCATATGGAGAACGGCAGGCTGGTGCCTGGGGTGGAGAAATGA
- a CDS encoding CCA tRNA nucleotidyltransferase produces MTDVPVRSDAPWLHTGPAARVLALLNGDGEEARVVGGAVRNALLGEPIGDVDIATTAVPDEVVRRAKASGIKAVPTGIEHGTVTLVLDGHGFEITTLREDVETFGRKAKVAFGRDWDRDAQRRDFTINALSMSADGTVHDYVGGLADIATRRVRFIGDPDQRIAEDYLRILRFFRIHAAYGAGAPDREAYLACIRGRSGLATLSAERLRMEMLKLMIADGAEASVVAMADGGLLLAVLGGVAYLGAFAAMIAAERDLGLEPDAVRRLGALAVAVTEDAKRLASRLRLSNVEAKRLDSMGHRWWRLAGMDEATARRRLYRLGEARFHDRMMLAWARAGLGADPAPWRQLIALPQRWQAPTFPLKAADFLARGFAAGPALGHVLTLAEDAWLAADFPLDPAALRTIADQTAARFARDHLL; encoded by the coding sequence ATGACCGACGTGCCGGTGCGCAGCGATGCGCCGTGGCTGCACACGGGACCGGCGGCGCGGGTACTCGCGCTGCTGAACGGCGACGGCGAAGAGGCGCGGGTGGTCGGCGGCGCCGTCCGCAACGCATTGCTGGGCGAGCCGATCGGCGATGTCGACATCGCCACCACCGCGGTTCCGGATGAAGTGGTCCGCCGTGCCAAGGCGAGCGGTATCAAAGCGGTGCCGACCGGGATCGAGCATGGCACCGTAACGCTGGTGCTCGACGGGCACGGCTTCGAAATCACCACGCTGCGCGAGGACGTCGAGACCTTCGGCCGCAAGGCCAAGGTGGCGTTCGGCCGCGATTGGGACCGCGACGCGCAGCGCCGCGACTTCACCATCAACGCGCTGTCGATGTCGGCCGACGGCACCGTGCACGACTATGTCGGCGGACTCGCTGACATCGCGACGCGGCGGGTGCGCTTCATCGGCGATCCGGATCAGCGCATCGCCGAGGATTACTTACGCATCCTGCGGTTCTTCCGCATCCACGCCGCCTATGGCGCCGGGGCGCCGGACCGCGAGGCGTATCTCGCCTGCATCCGCGGCCGCAGCGGGCTTGCGACGCTGTCGGCGGAACGGCTGCGGATGGAGATGTTGAAGCTGATGATCGCCGACGGCGCGGAGGCTTCGGTGGTGGCGATGGCCGATGGCGGGCTGCTGCTCGCGGTGCTCGGCGGTGTCGCCTATCTCGGCGCCTTCGCGGCGATGATCGCCGCCGAACGCGACCTTGGTCTTGAACCCGATGCGGTGCGGCGGCTCGGTGCGCTGGCGGTCGCCGTCACTGAGGATGCCAAGCGGCTGGCATCGCGGCTGCGGCTCTCCAACGTCGAAGCCAAGCGGCTCGACTCGATGGGGCATCGCTGGTGGCGTCTTGCCGGGATGGACGAAGCGACCGCGCGGCGCCGGCTATATCGGCTCGGCGAAGCGCGGTTTCACGATCGCATGATGCTGGCCTGGGCCCGCGCCGGCCTCGGGGCCGATCCGGCGCCGTGGCGCCAACTGATCGCGCTGCCGCAGCGCTGGCAGGCGCCGACATTCCCGCTGAAGGCTGCTGATTTTCTCGCGCGCGGCTTCGCCGCGGGGCCCGCGCTCGGCCACGTGCTGACGCTGGCCGAAGATGCCTGGCTGGCGGCCGATTTCCCGCTCGACCCGGCCGCGCTCCGCACCATCGCGGATCAGACCGCAGCAAGATTCGCGCGCGATCATCTGCTGTAA
- a CDS encoding YodC family protein, with protein sequence MDLKPGDIVMLKSGGQAMTVAEANDDTATCLWMGEDGDLFRETLPLAVLDSIAVEVDDDEDEDDDLDDDEQTKVA encoded by the coding sequence ATGGACTTGAAACCGGGCGATATCGTCATGCTGAAATCCGGCGGCCAGGCGATGACGGTGGCGGAAGCCAACGACGACACCGCCACCTGCCTGTGGATGGGTGAAGACGGCGACCTGTTCCGCGAGACCCTGCCGCTTGCCGTGCTGGATTCCATCGCCGTCGAAGTCGACGATGATGAGGACGAAGACGACGATCTCGACGACGACGAGCAGACCAAGGTCGCCTGA